The genomic DNA GGAGCAGTGCCAGACAACGAGCACCGAGggacagcccaggccctctgGCCTGGCCTGCCACTGCCTGGCCCCGAGGCTGAACTCCCCAGCACGCAGCCTGCTGCTAGCAGTGCGGGTAGAAGCAAGTGCGTGCTCTCATCAGCAGGGCCTCCAGGCACTGTAAACTCTGCTACAGGGTTAAAGGCGGGGGCTTTTGAGCACGACCCTGGGAGCAGAGAGGGCCACGCGACTCACCGGTTTCATTGGTGGAGCCAAGTCTCCAGAGCTCCAGGTGCTGTGAGAACTGGAAGAGAAGGAGCCGGGCTTTTCTGGCACAGGAGACGAGGCGTCGCTGCAGTCAGAAATGGGCAGGCTATCATGAACCCGAGGCCTGGAAGAAGAGGCTGGGCCAAAGCCAAAACACCCTGGGGCGCTAGAGACttcggggagggggagagggaagaactAGTCTTATGGGATGGGAGCCGGGACCCAACAGGGACAGCAAGACAAGCTTGGCAGCTAACTTCCACCTCGTGGCAGGAgcttcccaggctgctcagcagcAGGCCTGAGATGCTGCTCAGGGCAACACTCACGTGGGGGAAGGTGAATTTCCGGAGCGCTGCCTCGTAACCTTTCTTCTGCATCTTCTCCATGAGCGGACGGATCACCAGCTGGGCGTCCAGGCCTGGACACCGAGCAGAGCTCAGGTGAGCAAGCACAGGGGTAGGGGCGCTGCCACTCAAGCCTTGCTCGTGAACATGCCCTGCAGCCCATACCTCCAGAGATGAGAGCCGTCGGGCTGTGCGCCACAGCTCGCACGTCGTGGGTGTGATGCTGGAAGGGCTTTGTCCGCACCCAGTGCTTGTCCTGGCTGCCCATCTTCACGGGCAGCAGCTGAAACTGGTACGTGGCCCCTGCTGAAGTGCCCACAACGATGCTGTCTTCTTTCTGGTGAGGAAAACAGAGCCGCCGTTTGCAGGGTGCAGACTGCCAGCCCTGCGACCACAGACCGCGGCCTGCCAACGGGAAGAAAAGCAAGAGTGCAGATCTTTGCGTCACCAGGAGCCAAGGTAGGCAGAAACTAGCTGCGTCTTTCATAGCCCTACTCCCGTCAACCCAGGCACCAGCCGAGCCGACCGCTCCAAAGGGACAGGGCACGCCTGGCTGAGCACCTCCGCTGCGCCGGAGCCGAGCCGAGATGGGGCAGGCCCCGGGGTGCTGGAGCGTCTGCCTCGGTGCGCACGTACCTCGGACACGGCCAGGGACAGGACGGCCGAGTTGCTGACGGTGTGCGACTCCAGCAGGGTCCCTCTCTCCCAGTCCCAGAACTGCACCCTCCCAAACGAGTCGGAGCTCACGACGGTGCCGCTCGACAGGAAGCCGATGCTCCACACGACGCACTCGCGCTTCTTGAGCTTCTGCACGTGGTAATTCACCATGATCCTCTGGACGGTGCGGCCTGAGACACGGAAAAGAGTCGAGGATGGAGAGGGGAGCAACCGGGTGCATCcgggccccctcctcccccgcagCTGAGGACCTCAGCAGCTCAGTGCCTGTTCCGCCGCGCGGGGGCAGCTGAGGCTGAGGACTCGCTTGGTCGCTGCAGGACCTGCGAACGCCGCCTCCCCGCTGCTGCCCAGGGGGCCTGGAGCAGCGACCCCACGGCACGGGACGTGCCAGGCTCATGTTTCTGGGAGAAAAGAGCTCGACCCAGAGGagcagcgctgccccggccggggTCGCTTGGGCAAGGGCAGTTAATTACCCGAACTGACGTCAAAGACGTGGAGGAGATCGAGAGAGCCAGCAGCGATGTGCGTCTCCGACGGGTGCCAGGACAGACACAGGATGCGGCCTGCAGAGAACGGCAGAGAGCAGCTCCAGacgcggccccgcagccccctgtCCCCTCCGCCGCCGGGAAGGGACGAGCCCGCCCCGGGGCTCACCTTGCTGCCGCTCCAGGCTCCGCTCGAACTGGACTCCATCGGGCACCACGCGGAAGAGCTTGACCGACCCGTCCTCGCAGCCGATCTGGAGAGGAGGGTTCGGGTCAGCCCGGGacaggcctgcccctgcctcgCTCGCCCCGGAgcagggccgggccgccccccggtACCGGGCAGCGCTCACCGCCAGCTGCGTGCCGCCGGCGTTGGCCGCCATGCTCCAGATGGGTCCGCCGAAGCCGTCGGCCGAGCGCTTGACGCGCAGCCGCTCCAGGTCGTACTCGCTGACGTGCCCGCCGAGGCCGGCCCCGAAGAGCCGGTCCCCCGCCGCCCAGCACAGCGCCTCCACCGACCTCGCCTCGTGCCCGGGGATGGCCTGGAAGAGCCGCGCGTGAGCGGGCgagccggcgggcgccgccgccagcccggccgcccccggccgccgttACCTTCTCCTGGAAGTAGTTGGCGGCGAAGTTGTAGACCTCGACGGCGCCGTCGGTgcgggccagggccaggcggTCGGCGCGGCGGTGGTAGGCCAGGCACCGCACGCCCGCCGGCACGTAGCTGAAGAACCGCACCCGGTGCACCTCGAACTCCCCCATGGcggcccgcgggccgggccccgcacCGGGGCCGGTACCGGCCGCACCGACGGAGCGCGGCGGGTCAGGCCCCGGTACGGGCCGCGCCTGCGGGGGGCACTGGGCCAGGCCCCCCAGGACGGttcggtccggtccggtccggtccggtccggccccCTACGGTAGGACCCGATACGGTACGGCTCAGTACGGCCCGGTACAGCCGGGTCCGGTAGAGCCCGGTCCGGCCCGGTGAGGTAGAGacagagcccggccccggccccggtcccggccccggtcccgctccgcctcccgccgctgccgcacgtgcccgccgcgcgcgcccggAGCCGGAAGCGGAAGTGCGCCCGGCCGCGCGCCCGGAACCGGAAGTGGGGGGCGTGGCCGGCGCGGCGGGAGATTCGCCTTGTTGCTGGGTGACCGGGAACCTCCCGGGCCGGCCGGGACCGCGCGGTGAGGGGGGGGgcgagtcgggggggggggctgggccgggccggggggggcggggagagggggggggccgagccgggccgggggggggtcagcggggagaggggggggccgggccgggccggggggggggcggcggggagggggggggccgagcagggctgggc from Struthio camelus isolate bStrCam1 chromosome 10, bStrCam1.hap1, whole genome shotgun sequence includes the following:
- the UTP4 gene encoding U3 small nucleolar RNA-associated protein 4 homolog, whose amino-acid sequence is MGEFEVHRVRFFSYVPAGVRCLAYHRRADRLALARTDGAVEVYNFAANYFQEKAIPGHEARSVEALCWAAGDRLFGAGLGGHVSEYDLERLRVKRSADGFGGPIWSMAANAGGTQLAIGCEDGSVKLFRVVPDGVQFERSLERQQGRILCLSWHPSETHIAAGSLDLLHVFDVSSGRTVQRIMVNYHVQKLKKRECVVWSIGFLSSGTVVSSDSFGRVQFWDWERGTLLESHTVSNSAVLSLAVSEKEDSIVVGTSAGATYQFQLLPVKMGSQDKHWVRTKPFQHHTHDVRAVAHSPTALISGGLDAQLVIRPLMEKMQKKGYEAALRKFTFPHRRLVSCARKARLLLFQFSQHLELWRLGSTNETGKDGEVLPVCRVPEHLVQLKSKGPEHIYCSCVSPCGSWIAYSTASRFHLYRVQYEGDSISIKKVTNVPKLLLPAYQLQCSADSSSLFVASDRGSVHMLQLLEPGGCKHLHTLRPPSGTLEAVYLLASSADGNWLAAASGDWEIHIYNLKRFKHHCTVPTYSCAVTALAIHPVTNNLVIAYSDQQLFEFGIPEKQYTAWSRTVQNCGLHKAWLERDSPITHIAFNPKKPSHILLHDVYMFCVLDKSLPLPDDSASLMNQSTLKQLPETARKRQLHAFKICKKFQPLLFADLLDENCLVMVERPLMDIKTQLPPPIQQKKFGT